In Blastopirellula sp. J2-11, a single genomic region encodes these proteins:
- a CDS encoding dicarboxylate/amino acid:cation symporter, whose amino-acid sequence MWTIVALTGGIILGAWFPGNLAPVASLASQAVRLFVLLAPLLILVALAPAIARLCRTGRASSLAGRVIGWYLLTSIAAGLLGACVSALLFNIPVTSSESGMLDDALQLLRTTLSQTDASWPVIAIVLAFIAGIIGGKWDLAFRALEWSNRMFTASSRGLYYVIVPFVFCLGTSIGIRFGAKIGMTTYLTISFYTAALCLLWSCIYLLFLKWFARESIWEVITRYYLPVAVVAAGTCSSIATLPFNLDSSRRYGVSPEVSSFVIPFGSIVNMDASVIAYIAYAPFVLTHVFNYPLSWTVLLIAWPAIVLFTISAPGLPAGMGTALWSATLFASLLGLEGDAKIEFIETWIALSGGIPDMLRTATNCTSDGFTAILFNHWSDGELASEPVAVVPQQREANA is encoded by the coding sequence ATGTGGACGATAGTGGCGCTGACCGGTGGAATCATTCTCGGCGCCTGGTTTCCTGGAAACCTTGCCCCCGTGGCCAGTCTGGCGTCACAGGCGGTCCGCTTGTTCGTGTTGCTTGCGCCGCTACTGATTCTGGTGGCGCTGGCCCCGGCGATCGCACGACTCTGCCGAACAGGTCGCGCCAGCAGTTTGGCCGGGCGAGTGATCGGATGGTATTTGTTGACGTCGATTGCGGCCGGTTTGCTGGGCGCTTGCGTTTCGGCGTTGCTATTCAACATTCCTGTCACCAGCAGCGAGTCGGGAATGCTGGACGATGCGTTGCAATTACTTCGCACAACGTTGTCCCAAACCGATGCGTCGTGGCCTGTCATAGCGATCGTTCTCGCATTTATCGCCGGGATCATCGGCGGAAAATGGGATCTTGCTTTTCGTGCGTTGGAGTGGTCGAACCGCATGTTCACCGCTTCTAGTCGCGGCCTTTACTACGTCATTGTGCCGTTCGTGTTCTGCTTAGGAACCTCGATCGGGATCCGTTTTGGCGCCAAGATCGGCATGACGACTTACCTGACGATATCGTTCTATACGGCCGCACTTTGCTTGCTATGGTCCTGCATTTATCTCCTCTTCTTGAAGTGGTTCGCGCGAGAATCGATCTGGGAGGTGATCACTCGGTACTATCTTCCGGTCGCGGTCGTCGCGGCGGGCACGTGCTCTTCGATCGCGACCCTGCCTTTTAATCTTGATAGCTCGCGCCGGTATGGCGTGTCGCCAGAAGTTTCCAGCTTCGTTATTCCTTTCGGCTCGATTGTCAATATGGACGCCAGCGTAATCGCCTACATCGCTTATGCGCCCTTCGTGCTCACTCACGTCTTTAACTATCCCTTGAGTTGGACGGTTTTGTTGATTGCGTGGCCGGCGATTGTGCTGTTCACAATCAGCGCTCCGGGACTGCCTGCGGGAATGGGAACGGCATTGTGGAGCGCAACGTTGTTTGCGTCGCTGCTGGGATTGGAGGGGGACGCGAAGATCGAATTTATCGAAACCTGGATCGCGTTGTCGGGTGGAATTCCAGACATGCTGCGAACCGCAACAAACTGCACCTCGGACGGGTTTACGGCAATCCTTTTCAATCATTGGAGCGACGGCGAATTGGCGTCTGAGCCGGTAGCCGTTGTTCCCCAGCAGAGAGAAGCAAATGCTTAA
- a CDS encoding aminopeptidase, with amino-acid sequence MLNEVTDKIVNVDQARSAGAKKLVEVNGRVQPGNRVVVVTDGTMPQIASDIVHAATGRGARVSLMEMPERGCDGQEPPGDIAAEMKLADVIFSPVRRSITHTRAMRAALDAGARAILMTAYTPDVMKSAALLETDFEAQIDVCRRVGKAFTEGKELRLRSPHGTDLRFSIAGRVANVLTAIPSPGELAPVPTIEVNVVPVYQTAVGRLVADASVPYLGIGVLTSPITCEIADGYIQSIQGGEQAERLRNDLESHRDRNCFNVAELGVGLNPHAELTGVMLEDEGVLGTIHIGIGTSLTLGGEITAPTHYDLLMWHPQIEVDGQLIIDNRKILL; translated from the coding sequence ATGCTTAACGAAGTTACAGACAAAATTGTGAACGTGGATCAAGCGCGATCTGCCGGAGCCAAGAAGCTGGTCGAAGTCAACGGTCGAGTTCAGCCTGGCAATCGTGTTGTCGTCGTTACGGACGGAACCATGCCTCAGATTGCTAGCGATATTGTCCACGCCGCTACTGGACGAGGAGCCAGGGTGTCTTTGATGGAGATGCCGGAAAGAGGATGCGATGGGCAAGAGCCGCCAGGAGATATCGCCGCAGAGATGAAGTTGGCGGACGTCATCTTTTCGCCGGTGCGTCGATCGATCACGCATACCCGAGCGATGCGAGCCGCCTTGGACGCCGGCGCCCGAGCGATCTTGATGACGGCCTATACGCCCGACGTGATGAAAAGCGCTGCACTGTTGGAGACCGATTTCGAGGCTCAAATCGACGTCTGTCGTCGCGTTGGAAAAGCGTTCACGGAAGGGAAAGAGTTACGGCTACGTTCCCCCCACGGAACGGATCTCCGGTTTTCGATTGCAGGACGCGTCGCCAACGTATTAACGGCGATACCTTCCCCAGGCGAACTCGCGCCGGTCCCGACGATCGAAGTCAATGTTGTTCCCGTTTATCAAACAGCGGTGGGGCGATTGGTCGCCGACGCCAGCGTTCCTTACCTGGGAATTGGCGTTTTAACCTCGCCGATTACTTGTGAGATCGCCGACGGATACATCCAGTCCATTCAAGGTGGCGAGCAAGCGGAAAGACTGCGAAATGATCTAGAGTCGCACCGCGATCGCAACTGCTTTAACGTCGCCGAACTAGGAGTCGGATTAAATCCGCATGCCGAACTGACCGGCGTCATGCTTGAAGACGAAGGGGTTCTGGGAACGATCCATATTGGAATCGGAACCAGCCTGACGTTGGGCGGAGAAATCACTGCGCCGACTCACTACGACCTGCTAATGTGGCATCCGCAAATTGAAGTGGATGGCCAATTGATCATCGATAACCGCAAAATATTACTGTAG